From a single Triplophysa rosa linkage group LG1, Trosa_1v2, whole genome shotgun sequence genomic region:
- the LOC130554635 gene encoding uncharacterized protein LOC130554635 → MASIPIVVTCTSCHMFSLAFSVSCEGFICDKCREVVRLTEKILELESRIQSLSEDSKSLTTIENTLDASNISAHSSVPVENPPQLGNFVTVRRRSRRTKHHSTVPITVSNRFAPLSDAPTEKPAESALVIGDSIVRNVNIEAPATIVKCLPGARAPDIKSNLNVLAKANRKFSKIVIHVGTNDVRLRQSEITKDNIKEVCELASMMSDTVIFSGPLNAYRGDEIYSRLSSLNGWLSEWCLQNDIVFINNWKSFEGRPDLLKRDGLHPSWAGTSILSRNMAKSLNANAKT, encoded by the coding sequence atggcttctattcctattgttgttacttgcacctcatgtcatatgtttagcttagccttctctgtcagctgcgagggttttatatgcgataaatgcagggaagtagttaggctgacagagaagatcttagaattagagtctcgcatccaatctttatctgaggatagtaagagtttaacgacgatagaaaacactttggatgcgagcaacattagcgcacacagctcggttccggttgaaaatcctccgcagctgggaaacttcgtgactgtgagacggcgtagtcgcaggacaaaacatcactcgaccgttccgattacagtctcgaacaggtttgccccgctcagtgacgcaccgactgagaaacctgctgaaagtgccctagttatcggtgattctattgttcggaacgttaacatagaggcaccagccaccatagtcaaatgtttaccgggagccagagcgcctgacatcaagtcaaatttaaatgtgctggctaaggctaatcgtaaattcagtaagattgtcattcacgtcggcacaaatgatgttcgactccgtcaatcggagatcacaaaagataacattaaagaggtgtgtgagctcgcaagcatgatgtcagacactgtaatattctctggccccctcaatgcttatcgtggtgatgagatttatagcagattatcatcactaaatggctggttgtctgagtggtgcctgcagaatgatatagtttttataaataactggaagagttttgagggcagacctgacctgttgaaacgagatggtctccatccctcctgggctgggacttccatcctgtctagaaatatggcaaaaagtcttaatgctaatgctaaaacttga